A stretch of Passer domesticus isolate bPasDom1 chromosome 23, bPasDom1.hap1, whole genome shotgun sequence DNA encodes these proteins:
- the LOC135285344 gene encoding uncharacterized protein LOC135285344, whose product MEQRPPRVPKMAWVEEEEEGSGAATAEQTEEVVPFHPPQEDAAVERTQEQQSSRGRFRRTAQLVCKFIKRIRQEETITRGAAYRPYSPIFQSKTSAALLYMLVEEDCYHPKQVPAMVRYIHQWLLANDSAEHRLDKTLLNLTEALTNDAVMTLLRVAPSCDRAAMAMWKTIMGSSRTAKPVQLTLLDVLGNWPVCSTCTSDGDKTGVFALAVSFCKQLW is encoded by the exons atggagcagagacccccgagAGTACCCAAGatggcctgggtggaggaggaggaagaaggctctggagctgccacagcagagcagacagaagaggtggtgccattccatccaccacaggagg atgcagccgtggagcgcacacaagagcagcaatccagccgtggccgcttccgcagaacagcgcag ctcgtttgcaaattcatcaagaGGATTCGGCAGGAAGAGACCATCACCAGGGGAGCTGCGTACAGACCATACTCGCCCATCTTCCAAagcaagaccagtgctgccctgctgtatatgcttgtagaggaagattgttaccatccaaagcaa gtgcccgccatggtgaggtacatccaccagtggctcctggccaatgattccgctgagcacaggctggacaaGACCCTGCTGAATCTCACTGAAGCACTGACAAATGACGCAGTCatgacgctcctgcgtgtggccccgtcctgtgacag agctgccatggCCATGTGGAAGACCATCATGGGCTCAAGCAGGACTGCAAAGCCAGTGCAGCTGAcactcctggatgtgctggggaactGGCCAGTGTGTAGCacgtgcacctccgatggggacaaaacgggtgtctttgccctggctgtgagtttctgcaa gcaactctggtga